The genomic region CACCGCCAGTACTACTCACCTTTGACGGTTGCAGCGTGACATTGAGTAGCGTCGGGTGCTGCTCCACGATCATAAAGTCAATCTCCTTCGGCAGAAAACCATCGGCAAACACCTCCAGCTTGTAGACGCCCGGCATCAGTATCCGCCAAAACTCGCCGTACTTGGTCGTGGTGAACCCGATGTCACGGCCCTTGATCTTGAGCTGGGCCCGCTCGACCGGATTGCCGGTCGGATCGACAATGAAACCCTGCACACCGCGGTGCACCTCGGCCAGGAATTTCAGCAGCGACAGCTGATTATCGTCCCAGTACTTCCGCAGCTCGTATGCCGGTGGGAACTTGCAGCACGACACCTCGAGCGTCACCTCCATGCAACCGTGCCAGACGTAGTTGAAATCCTGCATGCCTCCGGTGAGCGGATACCAGGCTGCCCCGTTCGTGATGCCATTCTCGAAGGATGGTGACGCGGTCTTGCAGGCAACACCGCGCGACATTTTGCCATGGTTGTTGGCATACGTCAGTGACAGGTGCTTGAACACGTCGTCATCGGGCGTTAGCGATGGTTGCGACAGGTAGCTGTGGAAGACTGAGCTTAACGGGAGTCATGTGGGTTTGAAAGTGGGGAGAGGGAAAGCAAAAATATGGGCTTATCAGATTTGAGCAGCAGGATCTGTGTGTTAGAATATCCGATATTACGGCGCACAGGTAGTTCGTGCAGTAAATTGCGCATTGTTATTGCGTATTCTCTCACCGGCACAGGTTGACGATGAACGGCAAATTTCTACCGTGTAAGGCGGATGCCGATCAAACCAATGCATGAGGTaagaagacagagagagagaggaatggtTAGTATCCATCACCGGGGAATCGTGTTCGTGGGTGTTGGAATGGGGCTACGCAGGAAGGAACGACGAACGAAGGATCAACGCTACCaacaaaaagaacaacaaaaaaacagacaagCGTAAATAGTCGGAACAGTTCGCTGAAGGTACCTACTGGCATTGGGTGTGTTGTCGTAGGGATAGCTGACGACGAGCGCCCCCCCGTGCAGCGATCCGCTCAGCACGAACTGTATCTTGGAGATCCAGTCTTTCACCGCTTCGGTTTCCGGCTGAGACCGCTTGTTATTCTGCTTGAAGTAGTCCGGGAAGTTGCGGTTCAAATCGAAACCGCGCGAGTTGTACCTGCCCTGGCCACCGTCACATGTGCCCTCCTTGGACGCAGCGTAGCCGTCCGGGTTGAGTGAGGGCAGCAAATGAATGCGGGTGTTATCGAGCAGCCACTTGATGTACGGATCCGAGGCGTAACTCGACACCAGGTACTGTGCCAAGTGTAGCAGCAGTTCTCGTCCGACCGCCTCATTACCGTGAATGTTACCGATGTACTTGACGTCCGGTTTGCCGAGCATGTGCTCGTACGGTGACGCCGATACGACGAGCACCCAAAGATCCCGGCCCTGAGCCGACTTGCCGATCGAGTAGAGGGCCGTAAGGTTTGGGTAGCGCGCCGTAGTCGCCCGCAGGTACCGCGTCATTTCATCGTGGTTGTGGTACACGAAATCCAGCTCGCCAACATCCGGCTGGTAGGCACGCTGTTTCTGCAGTATCGACGAGTTGTCGTAAGGGTAATGAGCATCGGGTACGCCGATCGGGTCATCGCTTTTGCGCTGCAAGATCCGCTCTTCACCGGTAGCACTCGATTCCGGTTGGGCAGCGCCAATGCCATCTGGCAAGAGACCGATCAACGCACACCAACAGATCACTACCGCGACCGACTTGACTGTCCGCATCTTTGATGCAGGCGGATTAATTGTCACTACACCTATCTGCAACCTGCCGATGTAAGTTAATATCAAACCAATTAGCGTTAGCAGAcatcaaacaatcgaacacCCCCCAAACGTGACCTGGTTGCTGGGGAGTAGAAATGTGAACCCATGCCGGTTGACCGACATGACATGCTGGCAAACACTGCATGCCACATTCAAGAAGATTGAGAAATTTAAGGTGAAACAATCATGTAGAAGGAATAGCTCTCCTCGCAGCCCTCGAATTAACCCAGCATTTTTCCTCGCAGCGCTTACTCACGAATGCCTTATTTATGGAATATATTTTCACTCGATAGAAATTGTATAACATGCGCAAAGCTTTTGGATATACTATGGTATATTTCTCTCACATCTCCCTCCATTCTGTaatacagggttactgacatgaagtgttaTCTATTCAAAGcactataacttttttgtttgaaatgattttgtaatgatttcaaagacaacattgttttaaaataatcaaattttcagaaaaCATTCGCTTTAGCACAATGTGACCACATTTGACTCGACTATAGCCTTCTAACGGTCCGAAAAAAATGGATGCTGCACGAGTGTGATCTTGTGGTATTTTGACTCGTTCTTGTACAATCGATTACATTAGCGCATCCAGCGCTGGCTTAATGTTTAGTCCTCACCTTGCTCTCTAACTTGGACCAGATGGAATGGTCGATcggatttggcgtttggcgaaatcgaaaacgaTTATTTAACCATTACCACATTTATGAGACAATTCCGAGTCTTGTAGGAACGTCCATGGTCTGCGACCGAAATGATTACGTGTCCGCTGCTCTAAAGCACCttctgaaacatattatcgataacGTGTCACTTTTAACGTGTCatttgactccaggatcgatgaaaacagttgAAGAGCGCCCAACAGCGGTCCAAGCCAATAattgcgatgggaaattgctacgagTGGTCGTACTTGGGCTCAAATTCAAGTATGAACCATCGGTCAAGTAAACACCATCGTTTTTAGAGGTTATGAActaataaatttgattttttttctcatcggagaacacaatgtttgaaaattcgccacgTTCGTGCATGCTCAGCAactcctttgctcgttcgcaccgaactTTTTATTGCTGATGATTGTGTAAgattgtgtgctttttggAAGTTGTAAGGCTCAACCTTTAgttaatttttcattatgcGTTGCATAGGATCGAGCGACATTTTCATATCGTTTGTGAGGTTTTTTGGACTGCGCCGCGGATTTCGTTGAGTTctggccttcactttccgaatcatttcgcggtttgttttggtccacttccatagcgttttgtaatgctatcaggtaccattgtatcgattGATGAAGCGATACACAatcattttgttcattttaaggtGACTGAGCTTACGAATTATAGCtgaaggttgtgattttccagccaaataaacgccatcacagctattatgtttgaattacctcacgataaaaaaaaaatctacaaaacatagacgcaaatgcttttggtagcttgttaacaatatattaaactataactaaaacaattttggcgTCGGTGTTACGAGCGGTTTAAAAAACACAGCAGTGTGAatttggtaacacttcatgtcagtaaGCCTGTACATTAATTGGCTAGCGGAAAGATTATTCATCAGATGAGCCAAATGATTTTTAGTTTTATACCTTAAGCATATATGATTAAATGGTAACCAATTGAACAAACCAGATCGATGCCATGCTCGATATACTACTTCGCATTCCGAAATCCCTCTGATACTGCCAAACGGTTGTTTAGTGCGTACCGGGCTATTCCGTTACTACGCCACCAACGTCAGCAAGATGTTGACGCATAATTTTCATAACGGTGATA from Anopheles aquasalis chromosome Y, idAnoAquaMG_Q_19, whole genome shotgun sequence harbors:
- the LOC126579666 gene encoding carboxypeptidase D-like isoform X1, coding for MRTVKSVAVVICWCALIGLLPDGIGAAQPESSATGEERILQRKSDDPIGVPDAHYPYDNSSILQKQRAYQPDVGELDFVYHNHDEMTRYLRATTARYPNLTALYSIGKSAQGRDLWVLVVSASPYEHMLGKPDVKYIGNIHGNEAVGRELLLHLAQYLVSSYASDPYIKWLLDNTRIHLLPSLNPDGYAASKEGTCDGGQGRYNSRGFDLNRNFPDYFKQNNKRSQPETEAVKDWISKIQFVLSGSLHGGALVVSYPYDNTPNAKICRSSSTCAVFHSYLSQPSLTPDDDVFKHLSLTYANNHGKMSRGVACKTASPSFENGITNGAAWYPLTGGMQDFNYVWHGCMEVTLEVSCCKFPPAYELRKYWDDNQLSLLKFLAEVHRGVQGFIVDPTGNPVERAQLKIKGRDIGFTTTKYGEFWRILMPGVYKLEVFADGFLPKEIDFMIVEQHPTLLNVTLQPSKRTTHTIVQMPFSSPNTQSEVSFGDTETVSNIEGVKDLVQLPVTSPVQQMPDVAASVSLPANTPSGDGKTDGISASGGDRLIFTP
- the LOC126579666 gene encoding carboxypeptidase D-like isoform X2 — encoded protein: MRTVKSVAVVICWCALIGLLPDGIGAAQPESSATGEERILQRKSDDPIGVPDAHYPYDNSSILQKQRAYQPDVGELDFVYHNHDEMTRYLRATTARYPNLTALYSIGKSAQGRDLWVLVVSASPYEHMLGKPDVKYIGNIHGNEAVGRELLLHLAQYLVSSYASDPYIKWLLDNTRIHLLPSLNPDGYAASKEGTCDGGQGRYNSRGFDLNRNFPDYFKQNNKRSQPETEAVKDWISKIQFVLSGSLHGGALVVSYPYDNTPNAIFHSYLSQPSLTPDDDVFKHLSLTYANNHGKMSRGVACKTASPSFENGITNGAAWYPLTGGMQDFNYVWHGCMEVTLEVSCCKFPPAYELRKYWDDNQLSLLKFLAEVHRGVQGFIVDPTGNPVERAQLKIKGRDIGFTTTKYGEFWRILMPGVYKLEVFADGFLPKEIDFMIVEQHPTLLNVTLQPSKRTTHTIVQMPFSSPNTQSEVSFGDTETVSNIEGVKDLVQLPVTSPVQQMPDVAASVSLPANTPSGDGKTDGISASGGDRLIFTP
- the LOC126579666 gene encoding carboxypeptidase D-like isoform X3, with the translated sequence MRTVKSVAVVICWCALIGLLPDGIGAAQPESSATGEERILQRKSDDPIGVPDAHYPYDNSSILQKQRAYQPDVGELDFVYHNHDEMTRYLRATTARYPNLTALYSIGKSAQGRDLWVLVVSASPYEHMLGKPDVKYIGNIHGNEAVGRELLLHLAQYLVSSYASDPYIKWLLDNTRIHLLPSLNPDGYAASKEGTCDGGQGRYNSRGFDLNRNFPDYFKQNNKRSQPETEAVKDWISKIQFVLSGSLHGGALVVSYPYDNTPNAKICRSSSTCAVFHSYLSQPSLTPDDDVFKHLSLTYANNHGKMSRGVACKTASPSFENGITNGAAWYPLTGGMQDFNYVWHGCMEVTLEVSCCKFPPAYELRKYWDDNQLSLLKFLAEVHRGVQGFIVDPTGNPVERAQLKIKGRDIGFTTTKYGEFWRILMPGVYKLEVFADGFLPKEIDFMIVEQHPTLLNVTLQPSKRNDGSFYRPSISTQYRPQQQQSPAAASSSQSSSGTDEGILSSLSTGFNTLVNNIFG
- the LOC126579666 gene encoding carboxypeptidase D-like isoform X4, with the protein product MTRYLRATTARYPNLTALYSIGKSAQGRDLWVLVVSASPYEHMLGKPDVKYIGNIHGNEAVGRELLLHLAQYLVSSYASDPYIKWLLDNTRIHLLPSLNPDGYAASKEGTCDGGQGRYNSRGFDLNRNFPDYFKQNNKRSQPETEAVKDWISKIQFVLSGSLHGGALVVSYPYDNTPNAIFHSYLSQPSLTPDDDVFKHLSLTYANNHGKMSRGVACKTASPSFENGITNGAAWYPLTGGMQDFNYVWHGCMEVTLEVSCCKFPPAYELRKYWDDNQLSLLKFLAEVHRGVQGFIVDPTGNPVERAQLKIKGRDIGFTTTKYGEFWRILMPGVYKLEVFADGFLPKEIDFMIVEQHPTLLNVTLQPSKRTTHTIVQMPFSSPNTQSEVSFGDTETVSNIEGVKDLVQLPVTSPVQQMPDVAASVSLPANTPSGDGKTDGISASGGDRLIFTP